In Drosophila simulans strain w501 chromosome 3R, Prin_Dsim_3.1, whole genome shotgun sequence, a single window of DNA contains:
- the LOC6730296 gene encoding uncharacterized protein LOC6730296, translating to MKVKVRAILFKRYNGYKPFMFNVTVDACRFLKNTKSNPAALYFFEFLKPYSNMNHTCPFDHDLIVEKLEVGFVNHQATKVLPFPEGDYQLETHWIAYDIDRAVVKVYGTLS from the exons ATGAAGGTCAAG GTTCGAGCCATTCTTTTCAAGCGCTACAACGGCTATAAGCCATTCATGTTCAATGTCACAGTGGATGCCTGCAGGTTCCTGAAGAATACAAAGTCAAATCCGGCAGCCTTGTACTTCTTTGAATTCCTGAAACCGTACTCCAACATGAACCACACGTGTCCCTTCGAT CACGATTTGATTGTGGAGAAACTGGAAGTTGGCTTTGTGAACCATCAGGCAACAAAGGTCTTGCCCTTTCCCGAAGGAGACTACCAACTGGAAACCCACTGGATTGCCTACGACATCGACCGAGCCGTGGTGAAAGTATA